In Irregularibacter muris, a single window of DNA contains:
- a CDS encoding acyl-CoA dehydratase activase-related protein, translated as MKISFPYMGVPFVYKKVLELLGHDVIMPPRPSQRTIDLGVKYSPEFACFPLKVIMGSYIEAIKMGADTIVTSGGHGPCRAGFYGENHQQTLKQLGYDVDFIVFDGWRDNIKRNIQNVRKIKGKNSIFKVYKIVRLVYQMLQVVDSLEMRIQTLRAYEKAKGTCNKIWDAIQRKLDEVETKEQLEEFKKYFYDQLDRVELQEVAPQEKIRIGIVGEIYVVMEPSINMQIEKVLGDMGVEVRRSQYLSQWVEHNMIPFKKTHEDEILKKGEPWIEISIGGHAKQTMGHIVDYKQQGFDGIIHLMPFACLPELISQGIMPKISEELDIPVLTIPLDEQTGLANNLTRIEAFVDLLKNKKNNQHKTAVIA; from the coding sequence ATGAAAATATCCTTTCCCTATATGGGCGTTCCCTTTGTATATAAAAAAGTGTTGGAATTATTGGGACATGACGTCATTATGCCCCCTAGACCTTCCCAAAGAACGATAGATCTCGGGGTAAAATATAGTCCAGAATTTGCTTGTTTTCCCCTAAAGGTGATTATGGGCTCCTATATTGAAGCCATAAAGATGGGGGCAGATACCATCGTCACCAGTGGAGGACATGGCCCTTGTCGGGCAGGCTTTTATGGAGAAAACCATCAACAAACGCTAAAACAGTTGGGCTATGATGTGGACTTCATTGTTTTCGATGGTTGGCGGGATAATATTAAACGCAATATACAAAATGTACGCAAGATTAAGGGTAAAAATTCTATATTTAAGGTATATAAAATCGTCAGGCTTGTCTATCAAATGCTCCAGGTGGTAGATAGCCTAGAGATGCGCATTCAAACCCTAAGGGCCTATGAGAAGGCAAAGGGCACCTGTAATAAAATATGGGATGCCATTCAGAGAAAACTAGATGAAGTAGAAACCAAGGAACAATTAGAAGAATTTAAAAAATATTTTTATGATCAATTAGATAGGGTAGAACTACAAGAAGTAGCTCCCCAGGAAAAAATCCGTATAGGGATAGTGGGGGAAATCTATGTGGTCATGGAACCTTCCATTAATATGCAAATAGAAAAGGTACTAGGAGATATGGGAGTAGAAGTGAGAAGATCCCAATATCTTTCCCAGTGGGTAGAACACAATATGATTCCCTTTAAAAAAACCCATGAAGATGAAATTCTAAAAAAAGGTGAACCTTGGATTGAAATCTCTATAGGGGGCCATGCAAAACAGACCATGGGTCATATTGTGGATTATAAGCAGCAAGGTTTTGATGGAATTATTCATTTAATGCCCTTTGCTTGTTTGCCAGAACTCATTTCCCAGGGCATTATGCCTAAGATATCAGAGGAGCTGGATATCCCAGTACTCACCATTCCCTTAGATGAACAAACAGGACTGGCCAACAATCTTACCCGTATAGAAGCCTTTGTAGATTTATTAAAAAACAAAAAGAATAATCAACATAAAACTGCTGTTATAGCATAA
- a CDS encoding acyl-CoA dehydratase activase-related protein translates to MKIGIPRSLLYYYYYPLWKNFFEELGVDVVTSPPTTKKILDLGVRNMVSDICVPIKIFMGHFYYLMEKELDYIYVPRMVSIEKRKFFCPKFMGLPDLVRHTIENPKKVLRPSIVAKDDNIALLENFLPLAEPLGKTKGEIKKALKKAETAWLHFRQLSKEGYFHQDAMNIALGKVQKENLPIYQGGEITIGLIGYVYNIYDDYISMNIMEKLQQLNIKVITFDMLPENEIERPIKQMDKALFWTFSNKLLGAGKHLFRKNQVDGIIHVTAFGCGPDSMIGKMFELESQDTQIPFMTLRIDEHTGENHLQTRVEAFTDMIKRKKV, encoded by the coding sequence ATGAAAATTGGTATCCCAAGATCCCTGCTCTACTATTATTATTACCCCTTGTGGAAAAACTTTTTTGAGGAATTAGGTGTGGACGTAGTTACTTCGCCCCCTACCACCAAAAAAATTTTAGATCTAGGGGTACGCAATATGGTGAGCGATATCTGTGTACCCATTAAAATATTTATGGGGCATTTTTATTATCTAATGGAAAAAGAGCTTGATTATATCTATGTACCTAGAATGGTATCTATAGAAAAAAGGAAATTCTTTTGTCCAAAATTTATGGGATTACCTGATTTGGTGAGGCATACCATAGAGAATCCCAAAAAAGTTTTAAGGCCTTCCATAGTGGCCAAGGATGACAACATTGCCCTACTAGAAAACTTTCTGCCCTTAGCAGAGCCCTTGGGGAAAACCAAGGGAGAAATCAAAAAGGCATTAAAAAAGGCAGAAACAGCCTGGCTCCACTTTAGGCAATTATCCAAGGAAGGTTACTTTCATCAAGACGCTATGAATATAGCCCTGGGGAAAGTACAAAAAGAAAATTTACCCATATATCAGGGTGGAGAGATTACCATAGGCCTAATTGGCTATGTATATAATATCTATGATGACTACATATCCATGAACATCATGGAAAAACTCCAACAATTAAATATAAAAGTGATTACCTTTGATATGCTACCAGAAAATGAAATAGAAAGACCCATAAAGCAAATGGATAAGGCACTATTTTGGACCTTTTCTAATAAACTATTGGGCGCAGGAAAGCATTTATTTAGAAAAAATCAGGTGGATGGAATCATCCATGTCACTGCCTTTGGATGTGGGCCTGATTCCATGATTGGGAAAATGTTTGAACTAGAGTCCCAAGATACCCAGATCCCCTTTATGACCCTTCGTATTGATGAACATACAGGAGAAAACCACCTGCAGACTCGAGTAGAGGCCTTTACGGATATGATAAAAAGAAAAAAAGTTTAG